The following nucleotide sequence is from Desulfuromonas sp..
CTACCGGATAATCGAACAGTTCTTTACTTTGATCGGTTACCCCCTGCCGGTTTCAGAAAATCCTGACGAATAGTCGCATTTCACCGACAAAACGATACAATAAAACAATGATCCAACGTTTTGGAGGTGCATTATGGCAGAGACAATCCTGATAACCGGCGCCAACCGCGGCATTGGCCTCGAACTGACCCGCATATTTGCTGATAACAACTGGAAGGTTCTTGCCAGCTGTCGCAAACCGGATGCAGCAGAGGAGCTATCGAACCTTGCCGATACCCGAAATAATATCGATATCTTTTCCCTGGATGTAAGCGACGACAATGCCATCACCCGACTTGCTCAGGGCCTCGAAAACGAACCGATCGATATCCTGTTTAACAACGCCGGCATCTTCGGGCCGAGAGACCAGGACTTCGGCGCGACCAATTCCGGAGAATGGCTCAGTGTTATGCGGACCAATGTTGTGGCGCCGATGAAGATGGCCGAAGCGTTTGTCGAGCAGGTCGCGGCCAGTCAACGCAGGATTATCGCCTCGATGGGGAGCATGATGGGGAGTGTTGCCGACAACAGTTCCGGCGGCTACTACCTCTACCGGAGTTCGAAGGCAGCTCTCGGCATGGTCGTCAAGTCGCTGTCGATCGACCTGGCGGATCGCGGCATTACCGCCGTGGTCTTCCACCCTGGCTGGGTGCGCACCGATATGGGCGGCCCGCAGGCAACGACCCTTCCGGCCGATAGTGCGGCCGGCTTTTACAACATTCTCGAAAAAATGACCATTGAACAGACCGGGCAATTCCTGACCTTTGAAGGAAAGGAACTTCCTTGGTAAAGGGAAAGCTGGTTATTGTGTTCTCTCGTTAATTTGACGAAGCTGACTCCGCACTTTTTCCGCCCAACGGCTCTTTGGAAAACGGGACAAGAAATCATCCCAGGCTTTTTGCGCCTCAGGCCGATTTTGTCCACTTAAAGCAAGAGCATAACCGTATAGGGCGGACTCTGAAGGTTTCAAATCTATCGCCTGATTAAAGCGACGTTCAGCATTTGAAAATTTGTCAATGTCTAAATACAAGTAACCAAGGTTAATATAATTCGAAAAATTTTCTGGATCCGTTTCGATTGCCTTCAAATACATTTCCTCAGCTTCTGTAAATTGTTTAGTTTTATAATAAGCCGTTGCGAGCAAAAAGTGATTTTCAGCTGAGTCACGATCATAATTTGATGCCAGCTCAAGAATTTCAATCGCTTTATTGTATTTTTTCTTTTTAATTGCCAAACGACCCGCCCGCAAATCAATACTGGCGTGGGAAAAAGCGAGTGCCGGATTCAATTTTGCTGCCTTGAGATAATAATTAACCGCTTCATCACGGTCCAGCAACTAAAGATAGAACGCGTAGTGAAACAACAGCATGAAATTATTGCCAGAAATCTGCATTGCCGCCTGAAACTCTGATTCAACAGCTCTGGCTAAAGACTCCGCAGCCAGATTTTTCAAATAAGAAACATCATATTGAGTTGGACGAATATATTTATACGTCCCCGAAGCCTTTATACCGGCTCTATCAAAAACATCATTCCTTAAATACACAAGATAATGGTCATCAAAATAGGCTAATCTATATTTTTCCGAACGATTCAAATAATCGGTAAGAAGCGCCTCTTTTTTTTGTATAAGCGCTGCCGAAACCTCTTTATCTTCAAGAAATTGATTGAATTCACCTAAAGTAGACCGGCTCCATTTCTCCAGGATATCAAGTTGTCCATCCAGGGCCCGACTGTCCAGCGAAACATTAGCCTTCGGGAGGAACCATAAAATATAGCCACCTTCGCCCCAACCATTTAAAAGATTTCCGGAATAATTAACCTCTTTAAGAAATGAAACTGCCTCTATCGGGTACTTGCTTTCGTTCAAACCAAATCCCCATTTTGCAATAGCATTTGCATGGAAAATTGATTTAAAGCCAAAAATTGAAAGTAATATTAAACCCGGCAAAAAAAGTGTGTATTCGATTTTTATCGGTAACCTTTTCAGCCCGGGCAGATAATATCGCTGAATATCGCGGGCATTGAGACCAAGAACAGTTGCATGAAGTAATGCGGAAAAGCCAACATAACGCATACTGTTTAAAGACAGCCAGGAGACAGCAAGAAACACCAGAAGATAATACAATCTGATCCGACGTAGATTTATTAAACATGATAATCCGGTAACAATCATTAGCAACCAATAGTTAAAGTGACTTCCCCATTGCAAAGGGAGATGTTCCTGTACCGAATAACTACGAAAAACCAAGTCAGACAAAAGTGTTCTTTCTAAAGTTGCAAGAATCGGCTTTACACCAAAGGGTGTAACAAACAAAGACAGAGAAAGGAGCACGAGAACGAAACAAAAAAACTTTATTTGAGGAGCATCATCCAGATTATTTCTTTTAAATGCATATTGGTTAAGAAACTGTTCAACAACAACAAAACCGACAAAAACCGGGGCCAGAAAGGCACCGCCATGCAGGTTGATCCATACTATAGTCATGAAAATAAGGGTTATAGAGATTGCCTGAAAGTGGTCTTTCAGTTTTGCACACAACCAGAACAGGATCGGGACGAAAAAAAAGAGAAGAAAAGATGGCCTTAATAAAAAGCGAAAGGCTGCAACAACTGCAGCAAAACCAACAATCAGGGCTGCGAGAAAAGGATTGACATTGTTCCGAATCAAATACTGACAAGCAATTGCGAAGCCGGCACCTATAAGTACGGCCTTAAAAATAACTAACCCATCTAATCCCGAAAAAGCATAAACAGAATAAAGGACAACACCAGACAACCAGGAAAGGTTGTACCAAGGCTCACCTTCAGTCAGAAATGAAAACGT
It contains:
- a CDS encoding short-chain dehydrogenase, which gives rise to MAETILITGANRGIGLELTRIFADNNWKVLASCRKPDAAEELSNLADTRNNIDIFSLDVSDDNAITRLAQGLENEPIDILFNNAGIFGPRDQDFGATNSGEWLSVMRTNVVAPMKMAEAFVEQVAASQRRIIASMGSMMGSVADNSSGGYYLYRSSKAALGMVVKSLSIDLADRGITAVVFHPGWVRTDMGGPQATTLPADSAAGFYNILEKMTIEQTGQFLTFEGKELPW